Proteins encoded in a region of the Rutidosis leptorrhynchoides isolate AG116_Rl617_1_P2 chromosome 9, CSIRO_AGI_Rlap_v1, whole genome shotgun sequence genome:
- the LOC139865881 gene encoding DEAD-box ATP-dependent RNA helicase 45-like yields MEDSKHKSNKDDYVKKDELKRGHRDKDRNGGDRRRDKEKDRDRERSLDDKKHKERHRDRERDKEKEKEKERKVREREKELERERERAKEKENRERERAKEREREKENRERERAKEREREKEKEREREKERERRERREREERDREKMREKRKEAERYHGVNEDGKDRDRKRRRRDDDYKEEREHSSRTSIRRSVDNGNVIKVDEHMAVKAVKSREEDMEEEQKKLDDEMEKRRRRVQEWQEKRRKEESEKEQNEGETETAGKTWTLDGESDDEEAVHVENEEEGMDVDENVNDPSRNGDAVVANGLDNGGDTVPDVQNEGGNMDEDEIDPLDAFMNTMVLPEVNKLINTEVVDQKSTDLKKDEEVQGKKSTGRSMGRIIPGDDSDSEYPGIENDDDPLEDEDDDEFMKRVKKTKVEKLSLVDHSKIDYIPFRKDFYIEVKEIQKMTQEQVIAYRKELELKIHGKEVPKPIKTWAQTGLPTKILETIKKMNYDKPMPIQAQALPVIMSGRDCIGVAKTGSGKTLAFVLPMLRHIMAQPELEAGDGPIGLVMAPTRELVQQIHSDIRKFAKVLGLHCVPVYGGSGVAQQISELKRGAEIVVCTPGRMIDILCTSGGKITNLRRVSYLVMDEADRMFDMGFEPQITRIVQNTQPKRQTVLFSATFPRQVEVLARKVVVNKPVEIQVGGRSVVNKDISQLIEVRPENERFLRLLELLGEWYEKGKVLIFVQSQEKCDALFRDLLKHGYPCLSLHGAKDQTDRESTISDFKSNVCNLLIATSIAARGLDVKELELVINYDVPNHYEDYVHRVGRTGRAGRKGCAVTFLSTEDERYAPDLVKALELSNQVVPDDLKALADAFMAKVNQGIVQAHGTGYGGSGFKFNDEEDEVRKAAKKAQAKEYGFEEDKSDSEDDDDGVRKAGGDISQQAVLAQAAALAAASQQPPTNGVPVGVVGGVVGNEGAARAAALAAAMNLQHNLARIQADSLPEHYEAELEINDFPQNARWKVTHKETLGPISEWTGAAITTRGQYVQPGRIPAPGEKKLYLFIEGATEQSVKRAKAELRRVLEDITTQALSLPNSQPGRYSVV; encoded by the coding sequence ATGGAAGATTCGAAGCACAAGTCTAATAAGGATGATTATGTGAAGAAAGATGAGTTGAAGAGAGGGCATAGAGATAAGGATCGTAATGGAGGTGATAGACGTAGAGATAAAGAGAAAGATAGGGATAGAGAAAGGAGTCTTGATGACAAGAAGCATAAAGAGAGGcatagagatagagagagagataaGGAGAAAGAGAAGGAAAAGGAGAGAAAGGTAAGGGAGAGAGAGAAGGAGCTTGAACGTGAACGCGAAAGAGCGAAGGAGAAAGAGAATAGGGAACGGGAACGGGCGAAAGAAAGAGAAAGGGAGAAGGAAAATAGGGAACGGGAACGGGCGAAAGAAAGAGAAAGGGAGAAGGAAAAGGAGAGGGAAAGGGAGAAAGAAAGGGAAAGAAGGGAGAGAAGAGAAAGGGAAGAAAGGGATAGGGAGAAGATGCGAGAGAAACGTAAAGAAGCTGAACGGTATCATGGTGTTAATGAGGATGGAAAAGATAGAGATAGAAAAAGGCGGAGGAGGGATGATGATTATAAGGAAGAGAGGGAACATAGTAGCAGAACATCGATTAGACGAAGTGTGGATAATGGTAATGTGATAAAGGTGGATGAACATATGGCGGTTAAGGCGGTTAAGAGTCGTGAAGAGGATATGGAGGAAGAACAAAAGAAGTTGGATGATGAAATGGAGAAGAGAAGGAGAAGAGTGCAGGAATGGCAGGAAAAAAGGAGGAAGGAAGAATCTGAAAAAGAACAGAATGAAGGGGAAACTGAAACTGCTGGTAAAACGTGGACCCTTGATGGGGAGTCGGATGATGAAGAAGCTGTTCATGTTGAGAATGAAGAAGAGggtatggatgtggatgaaaatgTGAATGATCCGAGTCGAAATGGTGATGCAGTTGTTGCTAATGGGTTAGATAATGGTGGTGATACGGTTCCTGATGTGCAGAATGAGGGTGGTAATATGGATGAGGATGAAATCGACCCGTTAGATGCTTTTATGAATACTATGGTGTTACCAGAAGTTAACAAGCTGATAAATACAGAGGTTGTGGATCAAAAAAGCACCGATTTAAAGAAAGATGAAGAAGTTCAGGGAAAAAAGAGTACGGGCAGATCAATGGGCAGGATTATTCCGGGTGACGATTCCGATTCAGAATATCCTGGTATTGAAAATGACGATGATCCtttagaagatgaagatgatgatgagttCATGAAAAGAGTGAAGAAGACAAAAGTTGAGAAACTATCGCTGGTTGACCACTCAAAGATCGACTACATTCCATTTAGAAAGGATTTTTATATTGAAGTAAAGGAGATTCAAAAGATGACTCAAGAACAAGTTATTGCATACAGAAAAGAATTGGAGTTGAAGATACATGGAAAAGAGGTACCCAAGCCGATTAAAACGTGGGCCCAAACTGGACTTCCAACTAAAATATTAGAAACTATAAAAAAGATGAATTATGATAAGCCAATGCCTATTCAAGCACAAGCACTACCTGTTATAATGAGCGGTCGAGACTGTATAGGTGTCGCAAAAACAGGTTCAGGTAAAACCTTGGCGTTTGTATTACCCATGTTGAGACATATAATGGCCCAGCCCGAACTTGAAGCTGGAGATGGGCCCATTGGGCTCGTAATGGCACCTACACGAGAGCTTGTTCAGCAGATTCACAGCGATATAAGAAAATTTGCTAAAGTTTTGGGTCTCCATTGTGTGCCTGTTTATGGAGGTTCGGGTGTTGCCCAACAAATCAGCGAGTTGAAACGAGGGGCTGAAATTGTCGTCTGTACCCCCGGTAGAATGATTGATATTCTCTGTACGAGTGGCGGGAAAATCACAAATCTTAGAAGAGTCTCGTATTTGGTTATGGATGAGGCGGATCGCATGTTTGATATGGGTTTTGAGCCACAAATTACCCGAATTGTCCAAAATACCCAACCCAAACGTCAGACTGTACTTTTTTCTGCTACCTTTCCTCGTCAGGTTGAAGTATTGGCTCGAAAAGTAGTTGTTAATAAACCCGTTGAGATTCAGGTTGGTGGTAGGAGTGTTGTGAATAAAGACATATCTCAGCTAATTGAAGTGCGTCCCGAAAACGAAAGGTTTTTAAGATTATTGGAGTTACTTGGTGAATGGTATGAAAAAGGTAAGGTTTTGATATTTGTTCAATCTCAAGAAAAGTGTGATGCTTTATTTAGGGATTTGCTTAAACATGGATATCCTTGTTTATCGCTTCACGGGGCTAAAGATCAGACTGATAGAGAATCTACTATTTCTGATTTTAAAAGTAACGTATGCAATTTATTGATTGCGACAAGTATTGCTGCTAGGGGTTTGGATGTAAAGGAGCttgaacttgtgattaattatgatGTTCCAAATCATTATGAAGATTATGTTCATCGTGTTGGGCGAACAGGAAGAGCAGGAAGAAAAGGTTGTGCGGTCACGTTTTTATCTACTGAAGACGAACGATATGCGCCAGATCTTGTAAAAGCTTTGGAACTTTCAAATCAAGTTGTTCCTGATGATTTAAAAGCTCTTGCTGATGCGTTTATGGCAAAGGTTAATCAAGGAATTGTTCAAGCTCATGGGACTGGTTATGGTGGGAGTGGGTTCAAGTTTAATGATGAGGAAGATGAAGTTAGAAAGGCTGCAAAGAAAGCACAAGCTAAAGAATATGGATTTGAAGAAGATAAATCTGATTCAGAAGATGATGATGACGGGGTGCGAAAGGCGGGTGGTGATATTTCTCAACAAGCGGTTCTTGCTCAAGCTGCTGCCCTTGCTGCCGCCAGTCAACAACCGCCTACTAACGGAGTGCCCGTAGGTGTTGTTGGTGGTGTAGTTGGCAATGAAGGGGCGGCTAGGGCGGCGGCATTGGCGGCTGCCATGAACTTGCAGCACAATCTGGCTAGGATTCAGGCTGATTCGTTGCCTGAGCATTATGAAGCAGAGTTGGAGATTAACGATTTTCCTCAAAATGCCAGGTGGAAGGTAACGCATAAAGAAACGTTGGGTCCGATTTCTGAATGGACTGGGGCTGCTATTACTACTAGGGGTCAATATGTTCAACCTGGCAGGATCCCAGCACCAGGGGAGAAAAAACTCTACTTGTTCATTGAAGGAGCTACTGAACAATCTGTTAAGAGGGCCAAAGCAGAACTGAGACGTGTTCTTGAAGACATCACGACACAAGCGTTATCTCTTCCAAATTCACAACCAGGGCGTTACTCTGTTGTTTGA